In a single window of the Portunus trituberculatus isolate SZX2019 chromosome 1, ASM1759143v1, whole genome shotgun sequence genome:
- the LOC123514195 gene encoding 40S ribosomal protein S7-like codes for MPQFVNGKITKSHPPDEFETSIGQTLLDLEMNSELKAQLRELSITGAKQIDVGDKKCIAIFVPVPLLRSFQRVQQRLVRELEKKFSGKHVVVIAQRRILAKPTRKMKNPPKQKRPRSRTLTCVHDNILEDLVFPAEIVGKRIRVRLDGSRLIKVHLDKAQQTNIEHKVETFAAVYKKLTGKEVSFEFRDTYL; via the exons ATGCCACAGTTCGTCAACGGCAAGATCACGAAGTCCCATCCTCCCGATGAGTTCGAGACCTCCATCGGGCAAACTCTGCTCGACCTGGAGATGAACTCTGAGCTCAAGGCACAGCTCAGAGAACTCTCCATCACTGGGGCCAAGCAGATCGACGTCGGGGATAAGAAG TGCATCGCTATCTTCGTGCCCGTCCCTCTGCTGCGTTCCTTCCAGCGTGTCCAGCAGAGATTGGTGCGGGAGTTGGAGAAGAAATTTAGCGGCAAACATGTTGTTGTCATTGCCCAGCGCCGCATCCTAGCCAAGCCCACCAGGAAGATGAAGAACCCCCCCAAGCAGAAGAGGCCTAGGAG CCGCACCCTGACCTGCGTGCACGACAACATCCTGGAGGACTTGGTGTTCCCGGCGGAGATCGTGGGCAAGCGGATCAGGGTGAGGCTGGACGGATCCCGGCTCATCAAGGTCCATCTCGACAAGGCTCAGCAGACCAACATTGAACACAAG GTGGAAACTTTCGCTGCTGTGTACAAGAAGCTGACAGGCAAGGAGGTCAGCTTTGAGTTCCGGGACACTTATTTGTAA